The genomic region TTCACTAAGAAAATTTTCGTCCGAGGTATGCGCACTTAGTGAATTGTCATCATGATCCGATACCCTGCTGAGATCAGCTAATGTCTTCTTCCTTCTCAGCTCGATTTTCTCTCTGCTGTTGTCCGACTTTGTGTCATTCTCTGGAGATGATTGATCCGACTGACTGCTGATGTTAATCGTATTCTCTGTAGAGATATTAACGTTCAAAGACAACGCCCTGTTGCTTATCTCCCCAGAAAGGTCGGATTTTTTAGCGTCTGAAGAGTCCAAGACATCACACCCATTTATATTTGGTTCAAAGGATGATTTCATTCCCTTTGTAATTTGCTTGAATTTagcaacaaattttttaacgcTCTCTGATTTATTTGCGTAGAAAGAATTCTCGGTTGAACTGCTGGAATTCAGAGTTTCAGATTTACTCTTATTTGAAGACTCCTCGAAGACGATTGCCTTAGCGATCAGGTGCATCTGATTGGCGTAATGTTGGAAGGCTTCCATGTCGTTTGAGAAGACCTCTCCGTTTTCACCGATGCAGCAAGAGGCAACAATGTTCTCCAGCTCGACTCTCATAGACTCCTCACTCTCCACATCGATGTCAATCTCATTGAAGATGGATTTAATTTCGTTTATCAAGTTTTCAGAGCTCTTGAAGAGATCCCGAGAGTATCTCCCCTCCTGTGGGGACTCGCCCAGCCCAACTATCGGCTTCAGAAGGTCTGGAGTCACCGAAGTGTTCACTGCTTCTTCGTTTATGGACGTCGCGAGCTCCTTAATCTCCGTGTTAGTACTCTCCTTCGTTTTCTTTAGATTGTAACTCTCTGGAGATGATCCTGCGGTGCTCTCAGAGCCACTCGAAACTCTGTCGATGATGTGGTGAATCAATTCACTGATTACGATGACCTTGGGTTCCTTTCCATTGATATCCTCCTCAATAGTCTTCTCGACAATCTCCTCAATCTCTCGGATCTGTCTCTCCTCCCTCAACTCCTGATTGATCTCCAATCCCATCTCATCCATCACCTCATCGATGATGTGTTTGGCGACTTTGAGGGCTGTTAATTTAGCCTCCAAGATTGTCCTCAAATCCGTCGACAAATCGTCATTCAGATCGACGCAGGTCACATCAGAAATGACATCGTCAACAATCGCTTCAGCCTTCACCAAGGCCTCTCGTTCCCCGAGACCTGCGATTACCTCGTTTGCAGAGGTGGCGATGTCCTCGTGAAAGACTTGGTCTCGAGACTTCTCCAATTCGATGAACGTCGAATGAGGGAGTTCAAGGAGGTCTGAGCCGCCCACTGACTGCTCCCGTTCCATGGAATCAGCTGAAATGTCTCGTTCTGTATCCACGTCAATGGAATTGTCGAAGAGGTCAATTGTCTGATTCAAATCAATGTGATTGTCAACTTTCACTGGACCTTGTGTATCCTCGTCAGTACTTGGGAGCATCTCTTCCCAGATAAGTTCCTCCTGTTGAGGAGGGGCCTCGAAGCTGTGGTTTAACGAGCTCTCGTGGGAATATCCAGGATATAAACACTTCTCGCAGTCCTTCTTCCCACAGTGAAAGTGCTCCTCGATAGGATCATCATTGGCATTTGCTGTCGGTGTGATGCTATACATAGCACTAAACTGATTTGGATCCAGATTCCAAGTTTTCGTGCTGCAGGTGTCAGGAAGATAATTAAAAGATGACATTTTTGAGGGGGTCAAGTTGATGTTAAGAGTGTTAATGACTTCAGTCATGCTGTCCTCTCGATTGTAATACTTTGGGAGGGGAGAGGAGAATCGCCAGGGGCAGTCGTCACTCATGTCCTTCTCAAAGGAAACCTTCAACTCCTCTTCTGTTCCGTTTATCCAATCGTTTGGTTCTGTTTTGATGCAATGCTCGAGGATTGGAGGAGTGCTCTCCTTCAATGAGTTGGCATTCTCATCGGAGAGATTGAGACCCTCAAAACTCTCTGGCTCTTGTTTCATTTTGGAAGGTGAAAGGAGTTCGCCACTGAAGTTTCCATTCTCATTGTCTGATTGCAGctcaaatttaatttcttcagGATAAATTCTCTCAGCTACTGTGATGACTGAGGAATTCGTGGGCTCTGACGAACTGGAAATCTTCAAGTCCTCATTTATTAGGTCGATCATTGGGTCGAGCAAGGTGGACTCAGTTGGAAGGATTCGACGAGTGCAGGGGAGATGCTCAGAGGGAGTGTTCCCTTCGCTTTTTGCGCTTTTTGAGCTTGAGGTCTTCATAATGGTGTCCACTAGACTGGGACTTTTCAGCGCGTTTAGAGTAACGAAAAAGGGCACAGAGAGTCTGGGGATTTTTGCCATGGAGTCTCTGCTGGGGCTTATTTGCAGAGGATCCTGGGAAGATCTTTTTCTACTTGGGGGACGACAATCTGGCTTACTGGGAATTTCGGTTAGGGAGAATTGTTTTGCGATTTCCCTGACGAACCCGCGGTTCCTGGAGAGGACTTTGAAGGGCAAGAAATGATTCTCTTTGTTGGCCGCTGGAACCGAAGCCGGGGAGAGGCTCTCGATCCTCTCCTCCACAGATTTACTCGTGAaacgaatgaaattttcactACTGAGAATTTTATACTCGTTGTAACGTTTGTCGTACTCGGTGAAAAATTTACAACGTTCTCTTATGTACGCCTTGGGCTTGAATTTTGGAATTATTGACGAATTTTTCATCAGACTGGGACCCTGGGGAATCGTGATTGAGGTGACTTGGGGTTTTTGAAGCTCGGCTACTCGCGCTAATTTGATGACGTGAATTTGACCGGTTTGGTACATGGGTAGCCAGTAGGATGTTGAAGTATACTCGTCACTGGTGCTCGATTTATTATCTGGAAAAGGATAGCGTCGAAACGGACCTGCAATACCTGATCTTTTTCTACATGATCCTTTCTTTGGTAATATACAAATGGATTTGTTTCAAGACGACAGCTCTATCGCGTTCACGAACCGCTCGCACCTGATACTGGATGTCTTTGGagtttttttcactatttttcaaagttggaGAGGATTTTATAATTACGGGCATTTATGTTTGAAATGTGATGAGGTCAGTTGTGAAATTTGCCTTCATGGATACCTGGGCATTTTATGGACAtggggaaatttttgaaagctcataataatgaaaacttataaaaatatttattttgctaAAGGCCTCCCTGCAGGTTGTATTCTTCCAGAAAAAAGTGAGCTTAATTTATGGtaaattttctcataaatccaaaaaaattcttcagaaaCTAATCTCTGATTTAGCCTGTCAAGGACGGAGTCCTTAAACATATGTGGACACAAGCTTTTTCCGTCGGCCGGGATCTCTGTACTCTCTAAAGACTTCATAGACAGATTATGCTGTATTTGCGAAACAATACAACTGAAGAAATTtccataaatgaaaaataaaatccacataaaaattctcccATGTTCCACTCCCCAGACATTGACAAACAAATCAGAATCAAATAATCAACAATGACCTGGAATTGAAATCCCTCCATCCCCCTTTGCCACTGAATTACATTCAACCAACACCCACCACATAGCAGTGTAAAATGCAAATGAAACGAGGATTAAATAAGTGATTAAAAAGCATAATTAGCGTGCACCTAGATTGGTGCGAGCGTTTTGTGATAACGATCATGTTTGTGGGAAAATAAAGTAgccagaatgaaaaaaaaaaataagcctTGAGAAAAAGCGATTGTGCATGCACAAGGTGAAACATTGATAACAAAAGCTGAGGGTATATTTCAACCCCCTGGACAGAGCTACCCTACTTACCCCTCCTTACAAACTCGTTCTTAGGTTCCATCGCACTGCGACGCATCTCATTGAGGAACTCGGTCGTTGCATCAGCTATCAACGAATAAAACGACATATTTCATGCAAACGTCACGACTATTTATCTCTTTGAATAATTCTGGGGGGGAAATTACTGggatgaagaataaaaaaaaggggagaacATAAAGCGAAACACCTTCCAAGTTCAGAAAACTTTTACTCCAGCATCTCACCTTCGAAATTATGCTTTGCGTAATCATTAATCGCCTCTTGTTGACCCCGCGAAACCTCCGTCACCCTAACAGCTACTGTCCTGTTTGTATCGTCCACCTTGACATGCCCATGCGTCTCTCCTAATTCATGCAGTTTACAAAATGCTCATGCAATTAGGTGATATAAAATTGTCATTCTTCAAGGGCCAAACAATATTGgtagtaattaaaaaaaagaagggaaattattggctctgaaattatttttgaaaatcggGTGTTTATGGAGGTCTTACCGTCACTCAGGACAACTTCAGGTTGACTTGGAGCAGGcacttttttcttttctatcCGCAATACACGAGGTTCTGGAAAGGAATGAAATATTGTCATACTTTGTTCATCTGTGCTCAACAAAAGAAATGATTTCCACATGATTTTGTGAATCAACTACCATTATGATTCCATATACTACCATATACTTGATTCTCTCAAcagtcacaatttttcaaataacaaaattataaattacttctgattatttttttaaatttaatattgaCAACTCGTCGAGTGTTAGGAGATCTTACCATCTCTGCTCTCCTCTTCCGTCTCAGACGTAACTGAAACTGGCGACTGAATGGGACTTTTGGCAGtgctggattcgtgagtcgctCGACTAATATTGAACGACGACAGGGCCTCTGATTCAGACTGTGATTCGTCGTAGGGATCACCCTTTGTCTTACGTGCAACTTCTTTTTTGTATTGATCAAGCTCCTGATCCGTAACAGCGTCGAATGGATTTTTGGCATAGGGAGTTTTGTACACCATTGCATTGTGCTGGAATCCACGCTGAATTATTCCTTTACTGGCAGCTCCAACGAGTACCACTGATTCCCCGGTTGCACTGATTGAGGCATCCTTCAATTATGatttaaatgaattgaaacattatattttttccatttttactgTTCTTCTCACAAAGGTgaaattcatcgattttttatttgttttcattttcaattttttgactcACTGCATCTTCCGTATTACAACTCAATTTATTGTaacataaatgaataaatcccAGTCTAGGGATTCCCACAGAAATCCTCATATTCCAATAAAAACATAAGAGAGGATTCTCAttgggagaaataaaataaaaccctGGTAACGATACTTAGTGTTTCCAATAGTAAAAAGAAccaagaaataatttcataaaatccaTACCTGCATTTTCTTAGCTTCCTCCCATGAAACTCCCTCGAGAATATGTGACTGTGGTCCTGCCGATATTTTATCCGCTCTCCTGTTATCCTTAATCTGTTGCTGCAGTGTCTTAAACTCCCTCGGATTTGTATTCTTCGGTACAAACTGTAGTGCACTGTCGATCCTAACTGGTGTGCTGCTGTGAGTTGGCGATCCCTCGGACACCCACTGCAGACAAAACCAGAATGTTTTTCGTCACGTTAGACCCATTGCCAATATTAATAAATCGAATTACTGTTTGGTGAATCAATAAAGCACCTGAACAAGCCGAATGAAATGACTCTCTCGTGTAATGTGTGCCTGTATATCTGAATGGTACGCGTCAAAATCAATAGTTTATCCAATAATAATCAGTTATTAACCAATTCTGAGGGTCGATATCTGGTTTTGTCAATACAGTGGATGCATACCGAGGCCaccgataataaaaataaatgaccaACAGGCACACATTCATTCAGAGTCATTGtgaaatgatttataaattgtcTACGTGAAATTAATATCGTGAAATCCACCAatactgaaaaaatattcatcgtaAATGAAGAGtgattaatgaatattaattaatgaaaaaataaaatcatgagGAAATGTTAattgagatgaaaataaattcatagcGTTTCGCTTTGTCGATGAAATGCTAGTAAGATATTCCAGGCCCAAATGATAGTAAAACAGGTAATGAAGATTGACACTGGTGATATGCCCCATGCGCACCACAGTACTGATGATCTAGCAAATagacataaataaattgaattcgaCTCAGTCTGAATAAAGTCCCAGTAACTGGTGGGAATTCCCATTTACCTCCTCTGCATTCTGTTCCACCCactataaatgaaaaaaagccaagaaaaacatgatattagataaaaaaaaaatcacgcaaatctataaatcaataaaacttaaaaaaccgaaaatcatgagtttttttaatcttcataTGAGTGTCACGGAAATGCTATCAACATTTGTTCAACATTCACACGTAAGCATGCCCTATTTTTACCATtacaaataaaacaaaacgccgagtaatatttattttaatcagCAATTTTATAATCTTTATTTTGACATCGAAAAAAgctacagaaaaaaaacaggGACACCTTTTTATTCATGTGTTAGCAATGCTACACGATTTAATATATCATGAAAGCGACGAAAGCTGGATAAATCCACGAAGAAAATGTCCGTTGAATGTAGTAAGGTAAAATAAGTATTGATAAATACTTCGCAAATTAATTCActtgattatttaattattattctggCACTTGAGAGGAATCAATGGCATGAGTGTAAAATGctcacaaaataaaaaacaaaatattgcaCGTTCAAATCATAACAAAAGCCCCAATAAATGGAATGTTTTAATGAcaaatttaaaagaaaaattgattcgttaaaattgcaattaaaattggaatgtcagaatattttatttgtttataattttagtGAAAAGTGCAATATTCCACACTGGTACTCCCCATAAATCTATCtcaatataatatttttcattaatctcATAAGCTTGAAAACCGACTCAAGCATCCAGCTGTCGTACATAATTGCGCGGATAATCTCATTAGTAAAAACACGTAGACATTTCCA from Diachasmimorpha longicaudata isolate KC_UGA_2023 chromosome 1, iyDiaLong2, whole genome shotgun sequence harbors:
- the Hts gene encoding uncharacterized protein Hts isoform X5; translation: MSRGAMLHLTLYANALNQALLKSLGEYVALNDDDESQITGGNPRMADTSQQELTEPHTNGVMDGLTEEEKSKMRPADIEADVREMERRRRVEMMMNSKLFREELERIIETQMSNGSGPSGLLQQISDMMGAQGSRFNSNVFKNSNCVMPINDIRGVESMGYAKGEKLLRCKLAAVFRLLDLYGWTQGVGGQITARLNQDQQHYLVNPYGLLYHEVTASSLVKVDMQGQIVEQGTTNFGVHIGGFQLHSTIHAARPDIKCIIHITTPSVTAVSSLKGGILPIGQESIVIGEVSTHQWIGEAVEPEEKEKITRNLGPINKVMLLTNRGALCCGETIEEAFYNVYNTVLACETQLKLMPAGLENIALISEEAKKAIFEASRRQPVPHHSTITEPPALAEKLEKRWRIGSTEFEALMRMLDNAGFRTGYIYRHPLIKSEPPRPRNDVEVPPAVSSLGYLLEEEENYRQGLWKGGRKGFDRTHWLNSPNVYQKVEILETGTPDPKKITKWVSEGSPTHSSTPVRIDSALQFVPKNTNPREFKTLQQQIKDNRRADKISAGPQSHILEGVSWEEAKKMQDASISATGESVVLVGAASKGIIQRGFQHNAMVYKTPYAKNPFDAVTDQELDQYKKEVARKTKGDPYDESQSESEALSSFNISRATHESSTAKSPIQSPVSVTSETEEESRDEPRVLRIEKKKVPAPSQPEVVLSDDNKSSTSDEYTSTSYWLPMYQTGQIHVIKLARVAELQKPQVTSITIPQGPSLMKNSSIIPKFKPKAYIRERCKFFTEYDKRYNEYKILSSENFIRFTSKSVEERIESLSPASVPAANKENHFLPFKVLSRNRGFVREIAKQFSLTEIPSKPDCRPPSRKRSSQDPLQISPSRDSMAKIPRLSVPFFVTLNALKSPSLVDTIMKTSSSKSAKSEGNTPSEHLPCTRRILPTESTLLDPMIDLINEDLKISSSSEPTNSSVITVAERIYPEEIKFELQSDNENGNFSGELLSPSKMKQEPESFEGLNLSDENANSLKESTPPILEHCIKTEPNDWINGTEEELKVSFEKDMSDDCPWRFSSPLPKYYNREDSMTEVINTLNINLTPSKMSSFNYLPDTCSTKTWNLDPNQFSAMYSITPTANANDDPIEEHFHCGKKDCEKCLYPGYSHESSLNHSFEAPPQQEELIWEEMLPSTDEDTQGPVKVDNHIDLNQTIDLFDNSIDVDTERDISADSMEREQSVGGSDLLELPHSTFIELEKSRDQVFHEDIATSANEVIAGLGEREALVKAEAIVDDVISDVTCVDLNDDLSTDLRTILEAKLTALKVAKHIIDEVMDEMGLEINQELREERQIREIEEIVEKTIEEDINGKEPKVIVISELIHHIIDRVSSGSESTAGSSPESYNLKKTKESTNTEIKELATSINEEAVNTSVTPDLLKPIVGLGESPQEGRYSRDLFKSSENLINEIKSIFNEIDIDVESEESMRVELENIVASCCIGENGEVFSNDMEAFQHYANQMHLIAKAIVFEESSNKSKSETLNSSSSTENSFYANKSESVKKFVAKFKQITKGMKSSFEPNINGCDVLDSSDAKKSDLSGEISNRALSLNVNISTENTINISSQSDQSSPENDTKSDNSREKIELRRKKTLADLSRVSDHDDNSLSAHTSDENFLSEDFEKNVVYMWDLNESESEKSFNEIRGKETSSTLIQLDEIEDFLEEEVHTETVLSVPGSPRVYQSQLLTVPEDEELKFSSINEGEQKDTTLSPILEVEKLKVSKVTEEADERPNIEKCLEGVSVSSPISDINDLLEREEGLESEDCCDTVPPNSPQIIVTPAEDLENCSDHSPPSSNTDFFSCTGGNSTPFQTGQNSADTSLHLKISSESEDNPNRNESAVLNSEHDTYTISECGFDDCGETIYYGDVSSNLRRSDSFSTINWCDNTSVNLADVSSALEGLESFTMNEADGILNKKDFIIKCPICDNVPMSERTWGSALPIPQCSYCTEHYDKEDREVPQQSEQELNNEVEAADVPVKRCNICLELPVYVGPTTIDGENFILDDSDVIVEEVKTAWNHDSANEQCGKNDVCQKCLMILSMDTREFIQIERVVCSEDLASALITSPAPPVPDYEDTTLCKVINTMNLTDVSVNDRSTIDEPLCFIKTLFE
- the Hts gene encoding uncharacterized protein Hts isoform X3 — its product is MSRGAMLHLTLYANALNQALLKSLGEYVALNDDDESQITGGNPRMADTSQQELTEPHTNGVMDGLTEEEKSKMRPADIEADVREMERRRRVEMMMNSKLFREELERIIETQMSNGSGPSGLLQQISDMMGAQGSRFNSNVFKNSNCVMPINDIRGVESMGYAKGEKLLRCKLAAVFRLLDLYGWTQGVGGQITARLNQDQQHYLVNPYGLLYHEVTASSLVKVDMQGQIVEQGTTNFGVHIGGFQLHSTIHAARPDIKCIIHITTPSVTAVSSLKGGILPIGQESIVIGEVSTHQWIGEAVEPEEKEKITRNLGPINKVMLLTNRGALCCGETIEEAFYNVYNTVLACETQLKLMPAGLENIALISEEAKKAIFEASRRQPVPHHSTITEPPALAEKLEKRWRIGSTEFEALMRMLDNAGFRTGYIYRHPLIKSEPPRPRNDVEVPPAVSSLGYLLEEEENYRQGLWKGGRKGFDRTHWLNSPNVYQKVEILETGTPDPKKITKWVEQNAEEWVSEGSPTHSSTPVRIDSALQFVPKNTNPREFKTLQQQIKDNRRADKISAGPQSHILEGVSWEEAKKMQDASISATGESVVLVGAASKGIIQRGFQHNAMVYKTPYAKNPFDAVTDQELDQYKKEVARKTKGDPYDESQSESEALSSFNISRATHESSTAKSPIQSPVSVTSETEEESRDEPRVLRIEKKKVPAPSQPEVVLSDDNKSSTSDEYTSTSYWLPMYQTGQIHVIKLARVAELQKPQVTSITIPQGPSLMKNSSIIPKFKPKAYIRERCKFFTEYDKRYNEYKILSSENFIRFTSKSVEERIESLSPASVPAANKENHFLPFKVLSRNRGFVREIAKQFSLTEIPSKPDCRPPSRKRSSQDPLQISPSRDSMAKIPRLSVPFFVTLNALKSPSLVDTIMKTSSSKSAKSEGNTPSEHLPCTRRILPTESTLLDPMIDLINEDLKISSSSEPTNSSVITVAERIYPEEIKFELQSDNENGNFSGELLSPSKMKQEPESFEGLNLSDENANSLKESTPPILEHCIKTEPNDWINGTEEELKVSFEKDMSDDCPWRFSSPLPKYYNREDSMTEVINTLNINLTPSKMSSFNYLPDTCSTKTWNLDPNQFSAMYSITPTANANDDPIEEHFHCGKKDCEKCLYPGYSHESSLNHSFEAPPQQEELIWEEMLPSTDEDTQGPVKVDNHIDLNQTIDLFDNSIDVDTERDISADSMEREQSVGGSDLLELPHSTFIELEKSRDQVFHEDIATSANEVIAGLGEREALVKAEAIVDDVISDVTCVDLNDDLSTDLRTILEAKLTALKVAKHIIDEVMDEMGLEINQELREERQIREIEEIVEKTIEEDINGKEPKVIVISELIHHIIDRVSSGSESTAGSSPESYNLKKTKESTNTEIKELATSINEEAVNTSVTPDLLKPIVGLGESPQEGRYSRDLFKSSENLINEIKSIFNEIDIDVESEESMRVELENIVASCCIGENGEVFSNDMEAFQHYANQMHLIAKAIVFEESSNKSKSETLNSSSSTENSFYANKSESVKKFVAKFKQITKGMKSSFEPNINGCDVLDSSDAKKSDLSGEISNRALSLNVNISTENTINISSQSDQSSPENDTKSDNSREKIELRRKKTLADLSRVSDHDDNSLSAHTSDENFLSEDFEKNVVYMWDLNESESEKSFNEIRGKETSSTLIQLDEIEDFLEEEVHTETVLSVPGSPRVYQSQLLTVPEDEELKFSSINEGEQKDTTLSPILEVEKLKVSKVTEEADERPNIEKCLEGVSVSSPISDINDLLEREEGLESEDCCDTVPPNSPQIIVTPAEDLENCSDHSPPSSNTDFFSCTGGNSTPFQTGQNSADTSLHLKISSESEDNPNRNESAVLNSEHDTYTISECGFDDCGETIYYGDVSSNLRRSDSFSTINWCDNTSVNLADVSSALEGLESFTMNEADGILNKKDFIIKCPICDNVPMSERTWGSALPIPQCSYCTEHYDKEDREVPQQSEQELNNEVEAADVPVKRCNICLELPVYVGPTTIDGENFILDDSDVIVEEVKTAWNHDSANEQCGKNDVCQKCLMILSMDTREFIQIERVVCSEDLASALITSPAPPVPDYEDTTLCKVINTMNLTDVSVNDRSTIDEPLCFIKTLFE
- the Hts gene encoding uncharacterized protein Hts isoform X6, which encodes MADTSQQELTEPHTNGVMDGLTEEEKSKMRPADIEAKFFSSSPTQSLIPCYPDQDVREMERRRRVEMMMNSKLFREELERIIETQMSNGSGPSGLLQQISDMMGAQGSRFNSNVFKNSNCVMPINDIRGVESMGYAKGEKLLRCKLAAVFRLLDLYGWTQGVGGQITARLNQDQQHYLVNPYGLLYHEVTASSLVKVDMQGQIVEQGTTNFGVHIGGFQLHSTIHAARPDIKCIIHITTPSVTAVSSLKGGILPIGQESIVIGEVSTHQWIGEAVEPEEKEKITRNLGPINKVMLLTNRGALCCGETIEEAFYNVYNTVLACETQLKLMPAGLENIALISEEAKKAIFEASRRQPVPHHSTITEPPALAEKLEKRWRIGSTEFEALMRMLDNAGFRTGYIYRHPLIKSEPPRPRNDVEVPPAVSSLGYLLEEEENYRQGLWKGGRKGFDRTHWLNSPNVYQKVEILETGTPDPKKITKWVEQNAEEWVSEGSPTHSSTPVRIDSALQFVPKNTNPREFKTLQQQIKDNRRADKISAGPQSHILEGVSWEEAKKMQDASISATGESVVLVGAASKGIIQRGFQHNAMVYKTPYAKNPFDAVTDQELDQYKKEVARKTKGDPYDESQSESEALSSFNISRATHESSTAKSPIQSPVSVTSETEEESRDEPRVLRIEKKKVPAPSQPEVVLSDDNKSSTSDEYTSTSYWLPMYQTGQIHVIKLARVAELQKPQVTSITIPQGPSLMKNSSIIPKFKPKAYIRERCKFFTEYDKRYNEYKILSSENFIRFTSKSVEERIESLSPASVPAANKENHFLPFKVLSRNRGFVREIAKQFSLTEIPSKPDCRPPSRKRSSQDPLQISPSRDSMAKIPRLSVPFFVTLNALKSPSLVDTIMKTSSSKSAKSEGNTPSEHLPCTRRILPTESTLLDPMIDLINEDLKISSSSEPTNSSVITVAERIYPEEIKFELQSDNENGNFSGELLSPSKMKQEPESFEGLNLSDENANSLKESTPPILEHCIKTEPNDWINGTEEELKVSFEKDMSDDCPWRFSSPLPKYYNREDSMTEVINTLNINLTPSKMSSFNYLPDTCSTKTWNLDPNQFSAMYSITPTANANDDPIEEHFHCGKKDCEKCLYPGYSHESSLNHSFEAPPQQEELIWEEMLPSTDEDTQGPVKVDNHIDLNQTIDLFDNSIDVDTERDISADSMEREQSVGGSDLLELPHSTFIELEKSRDQVFHEDIATSANEVIAGLGEREALVKAEAIVDDVISDVTCVDLNDDLSTDLRTILEAKLTALKVAKHIIDEVMDEMGLEINQELREERQIREIEEIVEKTIEEDINGKEPKVIVISELIHHIIDRVSSGSESTAGSSPESYNLKKTKESTNTEIKELATSINEEAVNTSVTPDLLKPIVGLGESPQEGRYSRDLFKSSENLINEIKSIFNEIDIDVESEESMRVELENIVASCCIGENGEVFSNDMEAFQHYANQMHLIAKAIVFEESSNKSKSETLNSSSSTENSFYANKSESVKKFVAKFKQITKGMKSSFEPNINGCDVLDSSDAKKSDLSGEISNRALSLNVNISTENTINISSQSDQSSPENDTKSDNSREKIELRRKKTLADLSRVSDHDDNSLSAHTSDENFLSEDFEKNVVYMWDLNESESEKSFNEIRGKETSSTLIQLDEIEDFLEEEVHTETVLSVPGSPRVYQSQLLTVPEDEELKFSSINEGEQKDTTLSPILEVEKLKVSKVTEEADERPNIEKCLEGVSVSSPISDINDLLEREEGLESEDCCDTVPPNSPQIIVTPAEDLENCSDHSPPSSNTDFFSCTGGNSTPFQTGQNSADTSLHLKISSESEDNPNRNESAVLNSEHDTYTISECGFDDCGETIYYGDVSSNLRRSDSFSTINWCDNTSVNLADVSSALEGLESFTMNEADGILNKKDFIIKCPICDNVPMSERTWGSALPIPQCSYCTEHYDKEDREVPQQSEQELNNEVEAADVPVKRCNICLELPVYVGPTTIDGENFILDDSDVIVEEVKTAWNHDSANEQCGKNDVCQKCLMILSMDTREFIQIERVVCSEDLASALITSPAPPVPDYEDTTLCKVINTMNLTDVSVNDRSTIDEPLCFIKTLFE